In Erigeron canadensis isolate Cc75 chromosome 1, C_canadensis_v1, whole genome shotgun sequence, a single window of DNA contains:
- the LOC122602457 gene encoding R-linalool synthase QH1, chloroplastic-like → MASVYLFIGPVIRKKSSVVTYTSRFDICKPLCSSNSTSSSSMGVDTAVNAKPLIVRRSANYQPSLWSFDHVQSLTSRYTGEDIYATRAHVLKEEVKAMLPKDTTNVGNPLIKTLELVDDLQRLGISYHFEEDIRNVLEMIYHDYYKRHESWNEMDLNLKSLGFRLLRQHGYQVPQDIFHNFMDEIQNLKPQSYEDMVSLLNLYEASYHSFEDESILDNVRDFTTRYLQENLENMDQSISLLVSHALELPLHWRVPRVEAKWFIQVYDQKRNGMNPTLIELARMDFNIVQTIHLEDLKDSSRWWRNMKWDQKLCFARDRLVENFLWTIGVSYLPHFSYGRRVLTKVNALITTIDDIYDVYGTLDELEKFTDVIDRWDINAIDELPDYMKICFHGFYNTINEIAYNTLTDTGFHSLPFLKQAWTDLCKAYLVEAKWFHNRHAPTLEEYLDNACVSISAHVTLMHFNFLASTTSSAQIGQCMERADNIVRCSAQILRLSDDLGTSADEMERGDNSKSIQCYMHDTGGTEDEARTYLHELIMITWKKLNKERALCDNSQISREFIECATNIARMSQFMYGHGDWHGRPDDVTINHVLSLLCDPIQEI, encoded by the exons ATGGCTTCAGTTTACTTGTTTATTGGTCCAGTTATCCGTAAAAAAAGCTCTGTAGTTACATACACAAGTAGATTTGATATATGCAAGCCTTTATGTTCATCAAAttccacatcatcatcatcgatgGGCGTGGACACTGCAGTCAATGCTAAACCTCTAATTGTTCGAAGATCAGCAAATTATCAACCCTCTTTATGGTCATTTGATCATGTTCAATCACTCACTAGTAGATACACA GGAGAAGACATATATGCCACAAGAGCACATGTTTTGAAGGAAGAAGTGAAGGCCATGTTACCAAAAGATACTACAAACGTTGGGAATCCATTAATTAAGACCCTAGAGTTGGTTGATGACTTGCAAAGACTCGGAATATCATATCATTTTGAAGAAGATATAAGAAATGTCTTGGAGATGATTTACCACGATTACTACAAACGCCATGAAAGTTGGAACGAAATGGATCTGAACCTTAAATCCCTTGGATTTCGACTACTTAGACAGCATGGTTATCAAGTTCCCCAAG ATATATTTCACAACTTTATGGATGAGATTCAAAACCTTAAACCACAATCATATGAAGATATGGTGAGCCTGTTGAACTTGTACGAGGCTTCATATCATTCCTTCGAGGATGAAAGCATATTGGATAATGTTAGGGATTTCACAACCAGATACCTCCAAGAAAATCTTGAGAACATGGACCAAAGTATATCCTTGTTGGTTAGCCACGCTCTGGAGCTTCCGCTACACTGGAGAGTACCAAGAGTAGAGGCCAAGTGGTTTATTCAAGTTTATGATCAGAAAAGAAATGGCATGAATCCCACACTAATTGAGCTTGCAAGGATGGATTTCAACATTGTTCAGACGATCCACCTTGAAGATCTAAAAGACTCGTCAAG GTGGTGGAGAAATATGAAATGGGATCAGAAGTTATGCTTTGCTCGAGACCGGCTGGTGGAGAATTTTCTATGGACGATTGGTGTTAGTTACCTGCCTCATTTTAGTTATGGAAGAAGAGTTTTAACAAAGGTTAATGCTCTAATAACTACAATTGATGATATTTATGATGTGTATGGCACTTTGGACGAACTTGAAAAATTTACAGATGTTATAGACAG ATGGGATATCAATGCGATTGATGAACTCCCAGATTATATGAAGATATGTTTCCATGGATTCTACAACACGATAAATGAGATCGCTTACAACACATTGACAGATACAGGATTCCACAGTCTTCCATTCCTAAAGCAAGCA TGGACCGATTTATGCAAGGCATACCTAGTAGAAGCAAAGTGGTTCCATAATAGACATGCACCGACACTTGAGGAGTACTTGGACAACGCTTGTGTCTCGATATCAGCTCATGTAACACTCatgcattttaattttttagcaTCAACTACTTCATCAGCACAAATCGGGCAATGCATGGAAAGAGCTGATAACATAGTTCGATGCTCAGCACAAATTTTACGACTCTCTGATGATTTGGGAACATCTGCA GATGAGATGGAAAGAGGTGATAATTCAAAATCAATCCAATGCTACATGCATGATACTGGTGGTACTGAAGACGAAGCAAGAACATATCTACACGAGTTAATCATGATTACATGGAAGAAACTTAACAAAGAACGAGCATTATGTGATAATTCCCAAATTTCACGAGAGTTTATCGAATGTGCAACAAACATAGCCAGGATGTCACAGTTCATGTACGGCCATGGTGACTGGCATGGCCGTCCCGACGATGTCACTATCAATCATGTATTGTCATTGCTTTGCGATCCAATACAAGAAATCTAA